The following proteins come from a genomic window of Pseudomonas hygromyciniae:
- a CDS encoding LysE family translocator encodes MFMSTSLLSAFALFAFVSSITPGPNNTMLLASGANFGFRRSIPHALGISVGFMVLVISVGLGLGEVFKALPWAYTALRYIGAAYLLYLAWKIATSSAMSDDTDRKSKPMTFLAAAVFQWVNPKAWIMALGAITTYTPAQGYFTNVLVIAVVFAVVNLPSVCVWAGCGTALRNVLREPRWLKLFNWSMAGLLVLSLYPMFFAG; translated from the coding sequence ATGTTTATGTCCACCAGCCTGCTTTCAGCCTTCGCGCTGTTTGCGTTCGTGTCTTCGATTACCCCTGGCCCCAATAACACCATGCTGTTGGCATCGGGAGCGAACTTCGGTTTTCGCCGCTCGATTCCCCATGCCCTCGGGATCAGCGTGGGCTTTATGGTGTTGGTGATTTCAGTTGGCCTGGGCCTGGGGGAAGTGTTCAAGGCGTTACCTTGGGCGTACACCGCGCTGCGCTATATCGGGGCGGCATACTTGTTGTACCTGGCGTGGAAAATTGCGACTTCCAGCGCGATGTCGGACGACACCGACCGCAAGAGCAAACCCATGACCTTTCTCGCCGCCGCGGTGTTCCAGTGGGTCAACCCCAAGGCCTGGATCATGGCGTTGGGGGCGATCACCACCTACACACCAGCGCAAGGTTACTTCACCAACGTGCTGGTTATCGCCGTGGTGTTTGCAGTGGTCAACCTGCCGAGTGTGTGCGTGTGGGCGGGGTGCGGCACCGCTTTGCGCAACGTCTTGCGTGAGCCGCGCTGGTTGAAGCTATTCAACTGGTCGATGGCGGGGCTGTTGGTGTTGTCGTTGTACCCGATGTTTTTTGCCGGCTAA